ATGAGTATCTGCTCAGCAACACCCCAGCCGCCTCCGATGTGGTTCATGTTCAGGACGGTTCGTGGATTGATACGCGTGATTCCTCCTCCGATCCGACCTGGTACCATTGGCGTCTGCCGTTCGGGATCTGGAAGGGGCAGTTCGCCGCCTTCAATCAGGTGAACGGTACTTCCTATGCCCCGAAGAAGAATCTGGCGGGGATTGAGGAAGGCATGACTGTATCGTTCGAGAAGGGCTATCATTATCTGGAGCGGAACTTCGCACTGCTTCAGGCTTCCTTGAATTATGCCAAGACGGCTGAGCAGATCTGGCTGGAGGAGCATCCGAATTATTGGCAGCCGGCGAATCCGATAGACCGCGAGGTGACCTATGAGGGGAATCAGCTGAACCCCTGGATGATCTCTTATCCTGTAAAAGGAGACGCAGCAAATGACTACGCCGGAGGTGCCAATCCCGCTGAGCTGGCCTGGTATTTCCTGCTTCCTGCCATGGACTCAGGCTTCGGCTATTACGATGAGAATGTGGATGACAGTGTGAAGCCGGCGTTGTCTTTTAACCAATCGCTGTATTTCTCCAAGCCCTATGTGTCGCAAAAACAGGCCAAAGACAAAACAGGCCCTTCCGTCTGGTGGCCGCAGCGTTATCCGTACAATCCGGGCAGCGCCAATGTCAGCAAGGCGGAGGGCTGGACGTTGCAGCATTTCAATAATACTTTTGCTATCTATACCTATGCGTTCGATACCAGCGGCATCAGCGACATCAAGGTGAAGGTCCGGGTTCACCGCGATAAGACCGCAGATGCGGCGGACAATACCTTCAAGGTCTATGATCCGGCGGGAATGGCTGCCGCAGGGGTACCCAATATCGATCCGGCCAAGGTTGGTGAATGGACCGAATACCCGATGAATGTCCGCGATCTCAGCGCCGATATTAATGGTGTAGACTGGCAGGCAAGCAGCAAGGCGATGATGCAGAAGGTACCGGCGACAGACATTGGGAATCTGTACTTCACGTATCTCTCCGGTTACCGGGATCAGCTCTTGGACTACTATATCGAAGCGAAGGATGCCAAAGGCAATGTGACCAAAAGCGAGATTCAGCAAGTCTACGTAGGCGCGGGTAAATATACGCTGGCGAACGGCAAGTATACAGAGAGTATGCAAGGCACAATTGAAGGAACCCATCCGTTCATTACCGATGTGCCAGCCGTACCGGACACAGAAGCTCCGGCTGTACCGGCGAATCTTCAGGCTAAGGTAGTCAATGCCTCCACGATCGGGCTAACCTGGGATGCAGCGGCAGATAACATCCGGGTGACCGGCTATGAAATCTACCGCAATGGAGTTAAAATCGGCACCTCCCAGACGGCATCCTATACCGACAGCGGCTTGTCAGGCAGCACGGACTACGAATACCAGGTCAAAGCCTATGATGCCTCCGGCAATCTGTCGGCCTTCAGTGCAGCGGCGGCGGCTACAACCCCTGCCGGGAATCAGGTGACGATCTACTACAAGCAGGGCTATGCTACCCCGTACATTCATTACCGCCCTGTTGGCGGAACCTGGACGACCGCACCGGGCGCAGCCATTCCGGCGGCAGAGGTGGCCGGCTATAACAAAATTACCATTAATATCGGCGCGGCCACCCAGCTTGAAGCCTGCTTCAATAACGGCAGCGGCACCTGGGACAGCAATGGCGGCAGCAATTATCTGTTCGGTACGGGGACGTGGACGTATACGCCGACTGGAAATATTCAGTCGGGCGGTCCGGTGACGCCAACACCAACGCCGACAGCGACAGTTAAGCCGAGTGCGACGCCGACGGCGACACCAGTGCCGTCGCCAGCAGCAACGGCAACACCTGCACCGACTGTTACGCCAACGCCTACGGCTGTACCGACACCGACTGTCGCGCCAACGGCAACTCCGGTGCCAACGGTCGCCCCGACTTCAACACCAGTGCCAACTGCTACTCCGGCGGGTAACACGGCGACGATCTATTACAAGAATACAGCTTTCAGCAATTCGTATATTCACTACAAGCTGGATGGAGGAGCGGCCTGGACGACAGCGCCGGGCGTGCAGATGCAGACCTCAACCTTAAGCAGCTACAAGTCCATCACCATTCCGCTGGGCAATGCCACCGGCCTGACCGCAGCGTTCAATAACGGTAGCGGCGCCTGGGATAACAACGGCGGCAACAATTATAACTTCGGCACCGGCAGCTCCAGCTTGACGGGCGGCAATGTGACCACCGGCGAGCCGCAGGCGGATAGCTTTACCTTCAAGGTGAGTGTGCCAGGCTCGACTCCAGCGAATGCTCAGGTGTACCTGAGCGGCTCGTTCAACGCCTGGAATGCGGCAGATCCGGCATATCTGCTGACTCGTGGGAATGATGGTGTCTATTCCATCACCCTGAATCTTCCGGCAGGCACTGCGGTGACATATAAGCTGACGCGCGGAAGCTGGGGAACGGTAGAGACCGCGTCCTCTGGAGCGGACATTGCGAACCGGACGCTCACACCGGCAGGCGGTGCGCAGACCGTGACGCTGGCCGTGCAGCGCTGGAAGGATCAGTAGAGTGTAAGTAACAAACGAATAGCGTCCTTTCTAAATGGTGAGGTATGCCATTCAGGAAGGGCGTTTTCTGGTTGGTGAGGCAGGCGAGCCAAATGTAATCGAAAAACTACTTACAATACGCCGGTCGAAGGCAAGCGGACCGAATGTAATCGGAAAACCGATTACAATGCGCAGCGTTGGGGTGGACGAGCCAAATGTATGCAAAAAACTGAACACAATGCACTTTCCGTTCCCCAGCAAGCAGTTGGGCAGAGAAATGCGATGGTCCGCCTGTCCGCCTGAGGTTTGTAAGGTTTACCTGTAACTCCCACCTCTTAAACAGCGGAGCGGGCGGACTGATTGTGGAGAAGCGGCAGCGATCGGAACAACGGTCCGACTGCGGAGCGTTCATCCAAGCGCCTACAGCACAGCCCCCAAACACCCTACCCAGCGTTCGCCCAAGCGCCCCCATAAGTACCGCCCCCCCGCACTCACAAATTTTACACTCCGTTGATAATCGCCCCCGGAACTGGTATTTTGCCGGAAATGGAGGTAGAGTGGTCTCAGGGACACAGATACAATGACAAGGAAGAGGACTGCCGCTGATGAAACCATTTCGCATTCGACTGACAATTATCCTGATGGCGCTGATCGGGATTTCCATGACCGGGGCCGGGATTACGATGGCCAAGCTGTTCAAGGACTCGCATATCTCCGTGCTGGAGGAGAACATGTCCCGGGAGATTAAGCTGCTTTCCGGCACTTTTACATTCGTGGATGTATCCGCCCCGGACGCTATCAATTACTATACCGAACAGGCCCACAAGATCTCCGAGCTGACCGGATCACGCGTCACCTTCATTACGAAGCAGGGCCGGGTCATCGGCGACTCGGAGAAGAATCCGCGCGAGATGGACAACCATTCCACCCGCGAGGAGGAGCTGCTGGCCGCGAAGGAAGGGATCGGGCGGGCGATCCGATACAGCGATACGCTGGACCGTGACATGATGTATGTGGCGGGTTCAGTTTCCTCGGATCAGGGGTTTGACGGTTACATCCGGTTGTCAATGGGGCTGGATGCCGTATCGGAGGGGCTGAGCCGGGCGTGGATGATTATGGCGGGCGGACTAGTGCTGCTCTTCGTTGCCGCTGCACTGGTCAGCTACAAGGTGGCCTCCAGTATGACCTCGCCGCTGGAGCAGATTACCAGGGTAGCCCGGCGTATTACTGATCTGGACTACGATGCCCGCGTGCCGCTGAGGCGCAAGGATGAGGTCGGCCAGCTGGCAACAGCGATCAATGCGATGGCCGACAGCCTCCAGGCCCAGCTCAAGACGATCCGCGACAATGAGGATCTGCTGCAGAGCGTCCTCGATAATATGACCGGCGGCATTGTGATGATCAACGAGGCGGGGGAGATTGCCCTGCTCAACCGGGCGGCCGAACGTCTGCTGGATGTGAAGCACAGTGAAATGACCGGACATTCCTATAAAGAGATCAAGCATCATTATGAGCTGACCCGGCTGATTGACGAGGGCGTATCTGCTGGCGAGCCTGTTCATGAGGAGCGCACCATCTATAATCCGGTGGAACGGATTGTGCGCGTGGACGGCGTGCCGATGCTCCAGGACGGCTCCTCGCGCGGCATGCTGTTCCTGCTGCAGGAGGTTACAGAGATCCGCCGGCTGGAGCGAATGCGCAGCGAGTTCGTGGCCAATGTCTCCCATGAGCTGAAGACCCCGGTGGCTGCGGTCAAAGGCTTTGCCGAGACCCTGCTGGGCGGCGGAGTGACCGACGAGAAGACCGCCCGTTCGTTCCTGCAGATCATCTACGACGAGAATGAGCGGCTGAACCGCCTGATCGGCGACATTCTGGAGCTGTCCAAAATCGAGTCCAAACGCGTACAGCTTGATTGCTCCCCGGTCCACCTCATCGAATTCTTCGATTCTATCCTGGAGACGCTCAGCAAGGTGGCCGAGAAGAAGAAGATTACACTCAGCTCCGAGGTGCCGGAGGAGCTGTTCATCGAAGGGGACGAAGATAAGCTGCGCCAGATTTTCATGAATCTGCTCTCCAATGCCATCAACTATACCCAGGACGGGGGGAACGTCAGAGTTACTGTAGCCAATCTCCAGAAGGCGGACGGGACGGAAAGTGTGCGCTTTACGGTCAGTGACACGGGGATGGGGATACCGCGCAAGGATCTGCCGCGCATCTTCGAGCGCTTTTACCGGGTGGACAAGGCGCGCTCCCGAAGCTCCGGCGGGACTGGTCTTGGCTTGTCCATCGTGAAGCATCTGGTGGAGCTGCATCGGGGAACGATTACAGTAGAGAGCGACCTCGGCATCGGCAGTTCGTTCATTCTGGAATTGCCGCTGCTGCAGGAGGAGAACGCATAAATTAAATTTATTATTTTACACTAAGTTAACATTACGGTGCTATGATGTGCATGTGTGCAGTTATGTAAAATTAATAACCTATGAAAAGACGGGGGAACCTATGGCACAACGATTGCTTGTCATTGAAGACGAACCGACACTGGCCCGGCTGCTGTCTTATAACCTGACTCAGGAAGGCTACGAAGTGACGGTGGAGGATCATGGAACGGCAGGATATGACCGTGCGACTAGAGAACCGTTTGATCTGATCGTACTGGATCTGATGCTGCCCGGCATGAACGGCATTGACATTCTGGATAAATTGCGCGGACAAGGCATACGTACCCCGGTCATTGTATTGACGGCCAAGAATGCGGAAGAGGACGTCGTCCGGGGGCTGAAATCCGGAGCGGATGATTATATTACCAAGCCGTTTGGCGTATCCGAGCTGCTGGCCCGGGTCAGCGCCGTGCTGCGGCGGATCTCCGGGATGGCCGAGGAGGCTCCGGCGGAAGCGGAGGTATCCTCATCGACCATTATTCTGGGACAGCTGGAAATTTACCCGGAGCGATACGAAGTGTCACTGGGCGGACAGAGCATCAATCTGCGGCCCAAGGAATTCGAGGTACTGCTGTATCTGGCCCGCAAGCCGGGCGTGGTCCTGACCCGGGACGACCTGATGAACGCCGTCTGGGGCTTCGATTATATCGGAGGCCAGCGCACCGTGGATGTGCATGTCAGCTCCCTGCGCAAGAAGCTGGAGCTTGATCCGGAATCCGTGCATATCGATTCGATCCGCGGCGTAGGCTACAAGCTGGTTGTGAATAAGAAGAGAACACCGGTCATTTAACGATGGCGGTGTTCTCTTCGGTTCCGGAGGATTTTACATTGCGTTAACAATTCTCTGGAGCTCTATTTACACTGAAAGCTTATCATGGGGAACGAAGATGATGAGAAGGAGACAACCGAAACGAATGAAATCCATCATTGACATAGAGAAGCTGGATCTCTACTATGAGTCATTCCATGCACTGAAGAATGTGGATTTGCAGATTCCTGAGAAGCAGGTCACCGCGTTTATCGGCCCTTCCGGCTGCGGAAAGTCCACCCTGCTGCGGACGCTGAACCGGATGAATGATATGATTCCCGGAACGCGCATTGAAGGTAAAGTGAATATCGGCGGCAAAAATATTTACAGCGACGAGATTGAAGTCGAAAGTCTGCGCAAGCAGGTGGGGATGGTGTTCCAGCAGCCCAACCCGTTTCCCAAGTCGATCTATGACAATGTGGCCTACGGCCCGCGTCTGCATGGGGTGAAGGGCAAGGCTGAGCTGGACGTCCTTGTGGAGCAGAGTCTGCGCCAGTCGGCACTCTGGGAGGAAGTGAAGGATTTCCTCAAGAAGTCTGCCCTGAGCTTGTCCGGCGGCCAGCAGCAGCGTCTGTGTATCGCCAGAGCCCTGGCCGTGCAGCCGGATATTCTGCTGATGGATGAGGCAACGTCCGCGCTGGACCCCGTGTCCACGCTGAAGATTGAGGAGCTGGTCCAGGAGCTGCGGGATAAGTATACGATTGTGATGGTCACGCATAATATGCATCAGGCCGCCCGGGTGTCGGGGCGCACCGTATTTTTCCTGAACGGCGTCATTGTGGAGGCTGCGGATACCGAGCTGCTGTTCTCTAACCCGAAGGATTCCCGCACAGAGGATTATATTTCCGGACGTTTCGGCTAAGGCAGATGCTTAAGTTCACCCGTTGGACCATATGTTGTGGAGGAGGCACGTTGTCAATATGATTCGCAGAAAAGAATTCGACAAAGATCTGGAAGAACTGCGCACCCTGCTGCAGCAGATGGGCGAGCATGTCACGGATGCCCTGGATGGTGCGATACTGGCCCTGCAGACCCTGGATACGGAGCGGGCTCAGGAGATTGTTAAAGCGGACCTGCGGCTGAATGCCATGGAGGACCGGATTATGGAGATCGGCTCGCGGCTGATCATCACCCAGCAGCCGGTGGCGAAGGACCTGCGCCGCATTATTGTAGCCTTCAAAATCTCCAGCGACCTGGAGCGCATGGGCGATCTGGCGCTGGATGTCGCCAAGGTTACGATGCGGATTCAGGGGCAGCAGCTCATCAAGCCGCTCGTGGATATTCCGCGCATGGCAGAGCTGGTGACCGTAATGACTAACGAAGCGATTCAATCCTATCTGGATGAGAATACCGATCTGGCTTACAAAATGGCCCAGGACGACGATCAGGTCGATGGCCTGTACAGCGCGATGATTAACGAGCTGTACACGTATATGGTCCAGAAACCGGAAACGGTGAATCAGGCCATGCTGCTTACACTGGTCGGCCGTTACATTGAGCGGATCGCTGACCATGCCACTAATATCGGCGAGAGTGTGGTATATCTGGTGACGGGCAAACGCCCGGACCTGAACCAATAAGCATAGACTGCTGGAAGCAAGCCTTCATACCGGGGGCTTGTTTTTTATTTGGGAGTAGAGCGGCGATTCGCGGCAGAGCCATTTCGTCTTGGTGCGGGGCATATGGTACTATATATGAAGTAAGCAAGATTAAGGCGAGGTGTTAGAGTGAACAAGGACAAGCTGATACTCATTGATGGAAATAATATCATTTACCGCGCATTTTTTGCGATGCCGCCGCTGACCAATACGGCAGGGCAGCAGACGAATGCGGTGTACGGGTTCACAACGATGCTGCTGCGGCTGATTGAAGAGCATAAGCCGAGTCATATGATTGTCGCCTTCGACGCCGGGAAGATTACCTTCCGGCATGAGGGCTATGAGGAATACAAAGGCGGACGACAGAAGACGCCGCCGGAGCTGTCCGAGCAGTTCCCGCTGCTGAAGGAGCTGCTGAAGGGGCTGGGCGTTCCGCAGTTCGAGATCGAAGGCTATGAAGCGGACGATATTATCGGGACGATCTCCCGGGAGGCGGATGAAGCCGGCCGGCAGGTGATGATTGTGTCCGGGGACAAGGATATGCTGCAATTGGCCTCCGAGCATACCACCGTGGCGCTGGTGCGCAAAGGGGTAACCGAGGTGGAGCTGTACGGGCCGCAGCAGATCCGCGATAAGTACGATCTCACCCCGCTGCAGATCATCGATCTGAAGGGGCTGATGGGCGATGCCAGCGATAATATTCCCGGGGTGCCGGGAGTTGGGGAGAAGACGGCGCTTAAGCTGCTCCAGCAGTTCGGATCGGTCGAGGGTGTGCTGGCCGGAACCGGTGAGCTGAAGGGGAAGATGAAGGAGAAGCTGGAGGAGCATGCCGACAGTGCGATTATGAGCAAAAAGCTGGCGACCATCTACCGCGAGGTTCCGCTGGCTCACGCCTGGGAGGATATGGTCTTCAGCGGGATCAACACCGCTACGGCCGGGCCGGCCCTGGCGCGGCTGGAATTCAAATCGCTGCTGGAGCGCCTGTCCCTGAGCGCATATTCCCAAGGAGCGGACGGCTCTTCCGGGCCTGCGGAGGTGGAGGCGGAAGAGCTGGCAATCACTATTGTAGATGAAGCCGGACTGGACGCGCTGAATGCTGTCTTGCCGGACATCACTGCGCTGCATGTCGAGTCTAACGGGGAGAATCCGCACCGCTCGGAGGTTATCGGCCTCGGCCTGTCTTCGCCGGAGCAGCATTACTTCGTGCCGTTTGCCCTGCTGAAGAGTGAGGCGGCAGCGCCGCTCAGAGCCTGGCTCGGCGATGAACAGGCGCCGAAGAGCGGGTATGATCTGCACCGTGCCGATCTGGCGCTGCATTGGCAGGGGATTGCTTTTGCCGGGGCTGCTAAGGATGTTCAGCTTGCTGCCTATCTGCTGGACCCGACAGAGGCGAACCAGAACCTGAATGATCTGACCAGTAAATACGGACTGCCCCGCTTGTCGCCGGATGAAGAGGTCTTCGGCAAAGGGGCCAAATATAGAATACCGGAGCTTGCCGTTCTCGGTGAGCATGTCGCCCGCAAAAGTGCCACCGTTCTGGGGATTGTGCAGAAGCAGCAGGAGGAGCTGAAGAAGACAGGCATGACCGGCCTGTTCCAGGACCTGGAGATGCCGCTCTCGCGCATTCTTGCCGATATGGAGAAGCAGGGCATCGCTGTCAACAAGGAGGAGCTGGTTCAGCTCGGCAGGGAGTTTGAAGCCCAGATCGCCCAGCTAGTGACGGAAATCTATGCGGTGTGCGGCACTGAATTCAATCTCAATTCACCCAAGCAGCTGGGCGAGGTGCTGTTCGTGAAGCTTGGCCTGCCTGTCGTGAAGAAGACGAAGACCGGATATTCCACCGACGCCGAGGTGCTGGAGAAGCTTGCGCCTTATCATGACGCTGTGCGCCTGATTCTGCAATACCGCACTCTGGCCAAGCTGCAATCCACATATGTCGAAGGATTAATGAAGGAAATCTCGCCGGAGACGGGCAAGGTGCACACCTTTTACCGCCAGACCATTGCCGCTACAGGCCGGCTTAGCAGCCAGTTCCCGAACCTGCAGAATATTCCGATCCGGCTGGAGGAGGGCCGCAAGCTCCGCAAGGTCTTCGTGCCCTCCGAACCGGGCTGGTCGATTCTGGCGGCGGACTACTCGCAGATCGAGCTGCGTGTGCTGGCGCATATCTCGGGTGATGAGCGGATGAAGGAAGCTTTTGTCGAGGATATGGATATTCATACAAAGACGGCGATGGACGTATTCGGCGTTACCGCTGACAGTGTGGACAGCAACATGCGCCGCTCGGCTAAGGCGGTAAACTTCGGGATTGTGTACGGTATCAGCGACTACGGGCTGTCTCAGAACCTGAATATTCCGCGGAAGGAAGCAGCAAAGTTCATTGAACAGTATTTCGAAGTGTTCCAGGGCGTCCGCCGTTATATGGATGAGATTGTGGTCGAGGCCCGTAAGCAGGGCTATGTCACCACACTGCTGGAGCGCCGCCGGTATCTGCCGGAGATTAATGCGAAGAACTTCAATCTGCGTTCCTTCGCCGAGCGGACTGCGATGAATACGCCGATCCAGGGCACAGCCGCCGATATCATCAAGCTGGCGATGGTCCATATGGATAAGGCACTGTATGAGCGCGGCCTGAAGAGCCGGATGCTGCTCCAGGTGCACGATGAGCTGGTGTTTGAGGTGCCGGAGGAGGAGCTGGAGGAGATGAAGCAGCTGCTGCCTGAGGTGATGGCTGGGGCGCTTGCGCTGTCGGTGCCGCTGAAGGCTGAGGTAAGTTATGGCAGTAACTGGTATGAAGCGAAATAGGGTCCCCGCATAAGGCGGATATCCGTTATAATGGAGGGGAGGTGAGCCATTATGCCGGAATTGCCGGAAGTTGAGACAGTCAGAAGAACACTTAACGAATTAATTACAGGCAAGCAGATAGAGCAGGTGACCGTCCGGCTGCCGCGGATTATTCAGCGCCCGGACGATACGGTGGCTTTTGCCCATATGCTGGCAGGCCATACAGTGGAGACGGTGGAGCGCAGAGGGAAGTTCCTGCGGTTCCTGTTCGATGGACTGGTGATGGTCTCCCATCTGCGGATGGAGGGCCGTTACGGGTTATACCGCCAAGATGAGCCGCTGGACAAGCACACGCATGTGATTTTTCATTTCACCGACGGTACGGAATTGCGTTACACCGATGTGCGCCAGTTCGGAACGATGCATCTGTTCCAGCCGGGCGAGGATCTGCTGCTGAAGCCGCTGAACAAGCTGGGCCAGGAGCCGCTGGATGCTGATTTTACGCTGGAGCGGTTCAAGCAGATTGTCGCGCACCGGAGCACCAAGATCAAGCCGCTGCTGCTCAATCAGGAGGTTGTGGTTGGCATCGGCAATATTTATGTGGATGAGTC
This region of Paenibacillus sp. FSL K6-1096 genomic DNA includes:
- the mutM gene encoding DNA-formamidopyrimidine glycosylase; the protein is MPELPEVETVRRTLNELITGKQIEQVTVRLPRIIQRPDDTVAFAHMLAGHTVETVERRGKFLRFLFDGLVMVSHLRMEGRYGLYRQDEPLDKHTHVIFHFTDGTELRYTDVRQFGTMHLFQPGEDLLLKPLNKLGQEPLDADFTLERFKQIVAHRSTKIKPLLLNQEVVVGIGNIYVDESLHRAGIHPEAAARSLSEEQLARLHHAIVATLTEAVNAGGSSVKSYVNGQGESGNYQDEHRIYGRKDQPCVTCGTLIAKSVVGGRGTHYCPSCQPAPMPVL
- a CDS encoding ATP-binding protein, which encodes MKPFRIRLTIILMALIGISMTGAGITMAKLFKDSHISVLEENMSREIKLLSGTFTFVDVSAPDAINYYTEQAHKISELTGSRVTFITKQGRVIGDSEKNPREMDNHSTREEELLAAKEGIGRAIRYSDTLDRDMMYVAGSVSSDQGFDGYIRLSMGLDAVSEGLSRAWMIMAGGLVLLFVAAALVSYKVASSMTSPLEQITRVARRITDLDYDARVPLRRKDEVGQLATAINAMADSLQAQLKTIRDNEDLLQSVLDNMTGGIVMINEAGEIALLNRAAERLLDVKHSEMTGHSYKEIKHHYELTRLIDEGVSAGEPVHEERTIYNPVERIVRVDGVPMLQDGSSRGMLFLLQEVTEIRRLERMRSEFVANVSHELKTPVAAVKGFAETLLGGGVTDEKTARSFLQIIYDENERLNRLIGDILELSKIESKRVQLDCSPVHLIEFFDSILETLSKVAEKKKITLSSEVPEELFIEGDEDKLRQIFMNLLSNAINYTQDGGNVRVTVANLQKADGTESVRFTVSDTGMGIPRKDLPRIFERFYRVDKARSRSSGGTGLGLSIVKHLVELHRGTITVESDLGIGSSFILELPLLQEENA
- a CDS encoding carbohydrate binding domain-containing protein, which gives rise to MTKTSRSLRKITALLLGVLLSVPAAASQVSADIAATHVYHNHMPNFWAYYDLNSYNAAPIGSPIRYTYDGEVIALKQNPPPGYPYFLPSGSPMPHDDLVSYYSHHAKTGAYLTWPWSVANTLRSNYSQAQMHVTMSGSVVNNVNSIIQQGNVSGYNDPAWGTPWKNAVNQLQTAGGNNTLDLIHFSGHHSMGPLVGNDYLLKDLIYHGATMAQPYFLGSSYKSSKGFFPTELGFSERIIPVLEKLGIQWSVIGNNHFSRTLKDYPLLNSPGADTMISPPNRSDLQNVSTAGAWVSEPMFNEQQVVQNKYPFASTPHWVRYVDPATGAESRVVGIPVAQAQSWEEGYLGQVKADALKPYENLVPQKQIFVVAHDGDNSSGRAGSEETWRNAGNVTYASSGVTGMGIDEYLLSNTPAASDVVHVQDGSWIDTRDSSSDPTWYHWRLPFGIWKGQFAAFNQVNGTSYAPKKNLAGIEEGMTVSFEKGYHYLERNFALLQASLNYAKTAEQIWLEEHPNYWQPANPIDREVTYEGNQLNPWMISYPVKGDAANDYAGGANPAELAWYFLLPAMDSGFGYYDENVDDSVKPALSFNQSLYFSKPYVSQKQAKDKTGPSVWWPQRYPYNPGSANVSKAEGWTLQHFNNTFAIYTYAFDTSGISDIKVKVRVHRDKTADAADNTFKVYDPAGMAAAGVPNIDPAKVGEWTEYPMNVRDLSADINGVDWQASSKAMMQKVPATDIGNLYFTYLSGYRDQLLDYYIEAKDAKGNVTKSEIQQVYVGAGKYTLANGKYTESMQGTIEGTHPFITDVPAVPDTEAPAVPANLQAKVVNASTIGLTWDAAADNIRVTGYEIYRNGVKIGTSQTASYTDSGLSGSTDYEYQVKAYDASGNLSAFSAAAAATTPAGNQVTIYYKQGYATPYIHYRPVGGTWTTAPGAAIPAAEVAGYNKITINIGAATQLEACFNNGSGTWDSNGGSNYLFGTGTWTYTPTGNIQSGGPVTPTPTPTATVKPSATPTATPVPSPAATATPAPTVTPTPTAVPTPTVAPTATPVPTVAPTSTPVPTATPAGNTATIYYKNTAFSNSYIHYKLDGGAAWTTAPGVQMQTSTLSSYKSITIPLGNATGLTAAFNNGSGAWDNNGGNNYNFGTGSSSLTGGNVTTGEPQADSFTFKVSVPGSTPANAQVYLSGSFNAWNAADPAYLLTRGNDGVYSITLNLPAGTAVTYKLTRGSWGTVETASSGADIANRTLTPAGGAQTVTLAVQRWKDQ
- the phoU gene encoding phosphate signaling complex protein PhoU, which translates into the protein MIRRKEFDKDLEELRTLLQQMGEHVTDALDGAILALQTLDTERAQEIVKADLRLNAMEDRIMEIGSRLIITQQPVAKDLRRIIVAFKISSDLERMGDLALDVAKVTMRIQGQQLIKPLVDIPRMAELVTVMTNEAIQSYLDENTDLAYKMAQDDDQVDGLYSAMINELYTYMVQKPETVNQAMLLTLVGRYIERIADHATNIGESVVYLVTGKRPDLNQ
- the polA gene encoding DNA polymerase I, producing MPPLTNTAGQQTNAVYGFTTMLLRLIEEHKPSHMIVAFDAGKITFRHEGYEEYKGGRQKTPPELSEQFPLLKELLKGLGVPQFEIEGYEADDIIGTISREADEAGRQVMIVSGDKDMLQLASEHTTVALVRKGVTEVELYGPQQIRDKYDLTPLQIIDLKGLMGDASDNIPGVPGVGEKTALKLLQQFGSVEGVLAGTGELKGKMKEKLEEHADSAIMSKKLATIYREVPLAHAWEDMVFSGINTATAGPALARLEFKSLLERLSLSAYSQGADGSSGPAEVEAEELAITIVDEAGLDALNAVLPDITALHVESNGENPHRSEVIGLGLSSPEQHYFVPFALLKSEAAAPLRAWLGDEQAPKSGYDLHRADLALHWQGIAFAGAAKDVQLAAYLLDPTEANQNLNDLTSKYGLPRLSPDEEVFGKGAKYRIPELAVLGEHVARKSATVLGIVQKQQEELKKTGMTGLFQDLEMPLSRILADMEKQGIAVNKEELVQLGREFEAQIAQLVTEIYAVCGTEFNLNSPKQLGEVLFVKLGLPVVKKTKTGYSTDAEVLEKLAPYHDAVRLILQYRTLAKLQSTYVEGLMKEISPETGKVHTFYRQTIAATGRLSSQFPNLQNIPIRLEEGRKLRKVFVPSEPGWSILAADYSQIELRVLAHISGDERMKEAFVEDMDIHTKTAMDVFGVTADSVDSNMRRSAKAVNFGIVYGISDYGLSQNLNIPRKEAAKFIEQYFEVFQGVRRYMDEIVVEARKQGYVTTLLERRRYLPEINAKNFNLRSFAERTAMNTPIQGTAADIIKLAMVHMDKALYERGLKSRMLLQVHDELVFEVPEEELEEMKQLLPEVMAGALALSVPLKAEVSYGSNWYEAK
- the pstB gene encoding phosphate ABC transporter ATP-binding protein PstB, which translates into the protein MKSIIDIEKLDLYYESFHALKNVDLQIPEKQVTAFIGPSGCGKSTLLRTLNRMNDMIPGTRIEGKVNIGGKNIYSDEIEVESLRKQVGMVFQQPNPFPKSIYDNVAYGPRLHGVKGKAELDVLVEQSLRQSALWEEVKDFLKKSALSLSGGQQQRLCIARALAVQPDILLMDEATSALDPVSTLKIEELVQELRDKYTIVMVTHNMHQAARVSGRTVFFLNGVIVEAADTELLFSNPKDSRTEDYISGRFG
- a CDS encoding response regulator transcription factor, which encodes MAQRLLVIEDEPTLARLLSYNLTQEGYEVTVEDHGTAGYDRATREPFDLIVLDLMLPGMNGIDILDKLRGQGIRTPVIVLTAKNAEEDVVRGLKSGADDYITKPFGVSELLARVSAVLRRISGMAEEAPAEAEVSSSTIILGQLEIYPERYEVSLGGQSINLRPKEFEVLLYLARKPGVVLTRDDLMNAVWGFDYIGGQRTVDVHVSSLRKKLELDPESVHIDSIRGVGYKLVVNKKRTPVI